A part of Citrifermentans bremense genomic DNA contains:
- the ccoS gene encoding cbb3-type cytochrome oxidase assembly protein CcoS has translation MVSSLIALMGLSLFLGCGCWLFFLWAVQRGEFHDMERPKHRMLEEDERETPKK, from the coding sequence ATGGTTAGCTCGCTTATCGCGTTGATGGGACTGTCGCTCTTTCTCGGTTGCGGATGCTGGCTCTTCTTTCTCTGGGCGGTGCAGCGCGGGGAATTCCACGACATGGAGCGCCCCAAGCACCGGATGCTCGAGGAAGACGAGCGGGAAACTCCAAAGAAGTAA
- a CDS encoding sulfite exporter TauE/SafE family protein translates to MLVVWLAFLAGITGSFHCIGMCGGVVAALSLRDSGAPLAARICSQLCYNLGRVATYTLLGAVAGLAGSSLDLVALKSASFWFLAGANLLVVMLGLSSALGLEALNLSTFERGAARFLSGPLKRALSTSTPLASLPLGLILGLLPCGMVYAPLVAAAGTGSAFTGAATMAALGAGTVPVMLGLGTASSAISGKLHRVMLRLAGVAVALMGLAGLWRAVGR, encoded by the coding sequence ATGCTGGTAGTATGGCTGGCTTTTTTGGCGGGGATCACGGGAAGCTTCCACTGCATTGGGATGTGCGGCGGTGTCGTGGCGGCGCTTTCTCTAAGGGACAGCGGCGCTCCGCTCGCGGCGCGCATCTGCTCCCAGCTCTGCTACAACCTGGGGCGGGTCGCCACCTACACCCTGCTCGGAGCGGTCGCCGGGCTCGCCGGCTCTTCACTGGACCTTGTGGCCCTCAAGTCCGCCTCTTTCTGGTTTCTGGCCGGCGCGAACCTCCTGGTCGTCATGCTCGGGCTCAGCTCCGCGCTCGGCCTGGAGGCGCTGAATCTCTCAACGTTCGAGCGGGGCGCGGCACGCTTTCTCTCCGGCCCGCTGAAACGCGCTCTCTCAACCAGCACGCCCCTGGCTTCACTCCCCCTGGGACTTATCCTGGGGCTCCTTCCCTGCGGCATGGTCTACGCGCCGCTCGTGGCCGCAGCGGGAACCGGCAGCGCCTTCACCGGCGCCGCCACCATGGCGGCCCTGGGGGCAGGAACCGTTCCGGTGATGCTGGGCCTTGGTACCGCGTCAAGCGCCATATCCGGGAAGCTGCACCGGGTCATGCTCCGGCTGGCCGGCGTCGCCGTAGCACTGATGGGGCTCGCCGGGCTCTGGCGGGCAGTGGGAAGATAG
- a CDS encoding diguanylate cyclase, with protein MNNGNEIPRQKILIVDDTPANIEILYKILKGEYDVLFAKNGADGIRIVQQQLPDLILLDIMMPGMDGYQVCQALKGDPLTARIPIVFVTAMSNEEDETKGLQLGAIDYLTKPISPPIVLARVRNHLLLKRSSDLLEQLTAQLEEKNRALEVLARVDGLTGVANRRHLDEMLQLELQRAMRNGRYLSLILCDIDFFKRYNDHYGHVAGDRCLQALGDLLKGSFKRAGEVPARYGGEEFVVVLPDTAPETAEVLGERLRRMLQEKALPHEESELGVVTISVGVSGGLVARGQEPEWFIKEADRALYHAKASGRNRVALSSHCPPEPGEPHQCYGDAGQPEHDPVQLPGYGA; from the coding sequence ATGAACAACGGAAATGAAATCCCGCGCCAGAAGATCCTGATCGTCGACGACACGCCGGCCAACATCGAGATCCTTTACAAGATCCTCAAGGGGGAGTACGACGTCCTCTTCGCCAAGAACGGGGCGGACGGGATCCGGATCGTGCAGCAGCAGCTGCCGGACCTGATCCTTTTGGACATCATGATGCCGGGGATGGACGGCTACCAGGTCTGCCAGGCGCTCAAGGGGGACCCGCTGACCGCGAGGATCCCGATCGTCTTCGTCACCGCCATGAGCAACGAGGAGGACGAGACGAAGGGGCTGCAGCTGGGGGCGATCGATTACCTCACCAAGCCGATCAGCCCCCCCATCGTCCTGGCGCGGGTGAGAAACCACCTGCTGCTCAAGCGGAGCTCGGACCTTTTGGAGCAGCTCACCGCCCAGCTGGAGGAGAAGAACCGCGCGCTGGAGGTGCTGGCCCGGGTGGACGGGCTGACCGGCGTCGCCAACCGCAGGCATTTGGACGAGATGCTGCAGTTGGAGTTGCAGCGCGCCATGCGCAACGGGCGCTACCTTTCCCTGATCCTTTGCGACATCGATTTCTTCAAGAGGTACAACGACCATTACGGGCACGTGGCCGGCGACAGGTGTCTGCAGGCCTTGGGGGATCTGCTCAAGGGAAGCTTCAAGAGGGCGGGCGAGGTGCCGGCGCGCTACGGCGGCGAGGAGTTCGTCGTGGTGCTCCCTGACACCGCGCCGGAAACTGCAGAGGTGCTCGGAGAGCGGCTGCGCCGGATGCTGCAGGAAAAAGCGCTGCCGCACGAGGAGTCGGAGCTTGGGGTGGTGACCATCAGCGTCGGGGTTTCCGGGGGACTCGTGGCGCGCGGCCAGGAACCGGAATGGTTCATAAAGGAGGCGGACCGGGCGCTGTACCACGCCAAAGCCAGCGGGCGCAACCGCGTCGCACTATCTTCCCACTGCCCGCCAGAGCCCGGCGAGCCCCATCAGTGCTACGGCGACGCCGGCCAGCCGGAGCATGACCCGGTGCAGCTTCCCGGATATGGCGCTTGA
- a CDS encoding PAS domain S-box protein, translating to MKSLSLTTKMSAMVSLMVTLILSLLTLGACWYLERQFRITVFNQQFSMVSSMAGEIDARIHGTRKQLEALAGTIDPDVLAGPQSAQEFLQLHPEALSVFDNGIMLFSPEGVMLAINPLEREMVGRDYSFREYYQKALRTRKTVISEPFITTQHHGHPTVAFVVPLIDKSGRLYGLIGGMIDLLSDNYLGKLGGVRIGKQGHLYLFNSQRTMIVHPDRGRIMKQDVPPGANLLLDQALLGFEGAGETVTSRGVPALSSFKALSSTGWILGADYPQQEAYAPLREAKTLLVLALFASLCGAVFFTHLFVRRLTAPLLAFIGHVQGMGDQERELEPVAISTGDEIGTLARAFNRMVQEIQRQSMAARELRLAIDQAPVTVMITDSEMGIEYVNPNFTRVTGYQAEEALGKDPREVLGSGAHPEAFYQELWDTLRSGKEWRGEIRNKRKSGELYWESVSISPVKSPGGEIKNFVGVMEDITQRKRAEEALIRSDEQIRLLLESTAEAIFGIDLFGNCTFANPSCARLLGYAAPEELLGKNMHLLTHHTSADGKPNPVQECAVYRVLRGGEGEHKDDEVFWRQDGSCFEVEYWSYPQLHDGELVGGVVTFFDISERKRAQAELVRATEAAEAATRAKSEFLANMSHEIRTPMNAALGMLYLLQQTELSELQKGYLEKAQTASGVLLGVINDILDFSKVEAGRMLLESTSFSLAAVLSDLLTVSQATLREKPIEFSTRCGADIPEQLVGDPLRLGQVLLNLASNAIKFTEKGKVEVEVALLAQEQGEVTLRFSVADTGIGMSREQQESIFTPFTQADSSTTRKYGGTGLGLAISRELVQLMGGRMWVVSEPDCGSTFSFIAHFLLAGTAVGLAASGGEGTEAAVAPALTGVRVLVVEDNQINQEVARLILEKEGITVDVARNGAEALSLVHLPQASYHAVLMDVHMPVMDGLEATRRIRLDPDLARLPIIAMTASVFSEERRLCLEAGMNDQVSKPIDVPQLFATLRRWVGTMPVAAEPDAAQAEPQPSGFLDEAPGLDLKRALRALEGPKQLMRLLTRFREENESLMEQLGEAAAAGNLQLARRLIHTVKGSGGNLGATRLCSAAASLETAMSGDDAPLLHQTLENFNEKLQEALDSIRLLEQSYGVAEAASGGEKLKVSSEELEHVAALARTLKRLLEDQNMNALGLWEEMRPLVSGELADRLEVTLQALDFGDAGTILGDIMHNLELS from the coding sequence ATGAAAAGCTTGAGTCTCACCACCAAGATGAGCGCCATGGTTTCGCTGATGGTGACTTTGATCCTCTCTTTGCTGACCCTTGGGGCCTGCTGGTACCTCGAACGACAGTTCCGGATTACGGTCTTCAACCAGCAGTTCAGCATGGTGTCGTCCATGGCCGGGGAGATCGACGCCAGGATCCACGGCACCCGCAAGCAATTGGAGGCGCTCGCCGGCACCATCGATCCGGATGTGCTGGCCGGGCCGCAAAGCGCCCAGGAGTTTCTGCAGCTGCACCCGGAGGCCCTCTCGGTCTTCGACAACGGCATCATGCTCTTCTCCCCGGAAGGGGTCATGCTGGCGATAAACCCCCTGGAGCGTGAGATGGTCGGCAGGGACTACTCCTTCCGGGAGTATTACCAGAAGGCTCTGCGCACCAGAAAGACCGTCATCTCCGAACCCTTCATCACCACCCAGCATCACGGCCACCCAACAGTAGCCTTCGTAGTTCCCCTAATCGACAAAAGCGGCAGGCTCTATGGCCTGATCGGCGGCATGATCGATCTCCTCTCGGACAATTACCTGGGAAAACTGGGAGGGGTGCGGATCGGCAAGCAAGGGCACCTTTATCTCTTCAACAGCCAGCGCACCATGATCGTCCACCCGGACCGCGGCAGGATCATGAAGCAGGACGTGCCGCCCGGGGCGAACCTGCTCCTGGACCAGGCCCTGCTCGGCTTCGAGGGGGCGGGGGAGACGGTCACTTCCCGCGGGGTCCCCGCGCTCAGTTCCTTCAAGGCCCTGAGTTCCACCGGATGGATCCTCGGGGCGGACTACCCCCAGCAGGAGGCGTACGCGCCGCTCAGGGAAGCCAAGACGCTGCTGGTCCTGGCCCTTTTCGCCTCCCTTTGCGGCGCCGTCTTCTTCACCCACCTCTTCGTGCGCCGGCTCACCGCCCCCTTGCTCGCCTTCATCGGGCACGTGCAGGGGATGGGGGACCAGGAGCGGGAACTGGAACCTGTGGCGATCAGCACCGGCGACGAGATCGGCACCCTGGCCCGTGCCTTCAACCGGATGGTGCAGGAGATCCAGAGGCAGAGCATGGCCGCGCGCGAGCTGCGGCTGGCCATAGACCAGGCGCCGGTTACGGTGATGATCACCGACTCCGAGATGGGGATCGAGTACGTGAACCCAAACTTCACCAGGGTGACGGGGTACCAGGCGGAAGAGGCACTGGGAAAAGACCCCAGGGAGGTGCTCGGCTCGGGGGCCCATCCGGAAGCGTTCTACCAGGAGCTCTGGGACACGCTCCGCTCCGGCAAGGAATGGCGCGGGGAAATCCGCAACAAGAGGAAAAGCGGCGAGCTTTACTGGGAGAGCGTCTCCATATCGCCGGTGAAATCCCCAGGTGGGGAGATCAAAAACTTCGTGGGGGTCATGGAGGACATCACCCAGAGGAAGCGGGCCGAGGAAGCGCTGATCAGGAGCGATGAGCAGATACGGCTCCTTCTGGAGTCGACCGCCGAGGCCATCTTCGGGATCGACCTTTTCGGCAACTGCACCTTCGCCAACCCCTCCTGCGCCAGGCTTTTGGGGTACGCGGCCCCGGAGGAGCTGCTGGGGAAGAACATGCATCTGCTCACGCACCATACCTCCGCAGACGGTAAGCCCAACCCGGTACAGGAGTGCGCCGTCTACCGGGTGCTCAGGGGGGGCGAGGGGGAGCACAAGGACGACGAGGTCTTCTGGCGCCAGGACGGCTCCTGTTTCGAGGTCGAGTACTGGTCCTACCCGCAGTTGCACGACGGCGAACTGGTCGGTGGGGTGGTGACCTTCTTCGACATCAGCGAAAGAAAGCGCGCGCAGGCGGAACTTGTTCGGGCCACGGAGGCCGCCGAGGCCGCGACCCGCGCGAAAAGCGAGTTTTTGGCCAACATGAGCCACGAGATCAGGACGCCGATGAACGCGGCGCTCGGCATGCTCTACCTTTTGCAGCAGACGGAACTCTCCGAACTGCAGAAGGGGTACCTGGAGAAGGCCCAGACTGCGTCCGGGGTGCTGCTTGGGGTTATCAACGACATCCTCGACTTCTCCAAGGTGGAGGCGGGGAGGATGCTGCTGGAAAGTACCTCCTTCAGCCTTGCGGCGGTACTCTCCGACCTGCTGACGGTATCGCAGGCGACGCTCAGGGAGAAGCCTATCGAGTTCAGTACCAGGTGCGGCGCAGACATCCCGGAGCAGCTTGTAGGGGACCCGCTGCGGCTGGGACAGGTGCTTTTGAACCTCGCAAGCAACGCCATAAAGTTCACCGAGAAGGGTAAGGTCGAAGTGGAGGTGGCGCTCCTGGCGCAGGAGCAGGGGGAGGTGACGCTCCGTTTCTCCGTCGCCGACACCGGGATCGGGATGAGCCGTGAACAGCAGGAGTCTATCTTCACCCCCTTCACCCAGGCGGACAGCTCCACCACCCGCAAGTACGGCGGAACCGGGCTCGGGCTAGCCATCAGCCGGGAGCTGGTGCAACTGATGGGGGGGAGGATGTGGGTGGTGAGCGAACCGGACTGCGGGAGCACCTTCAGCTTCATCGCCCACTTCCTGCTGGCCGGGACAGCTGTGGGGCTGGCCGCTTCGGGGGGGGAGGGGACCGAAGCGGCGGTGGCGCCGGCCCTTACCGGGGTGCGGGTCCTGGTCGTGGAGGACAACCAGATCAACCAGGAGGTGGCCAGGCTGATCCTGGAGAAAGAGGGGATCACGGTGGACGTGGCGCGCAACGGGGCCGAGGCGCTCTCGCTGGTGCACCTGCCGCAGGCCTCCTACCACGCCGTGCTCATGGACGTGCACATGCCCGTCATGGACGGGCTGGAGGCGACCCGGCGCATACGGCTCGATCCAGACCTGGCAAGGCTTCCCATCATCGCCATGACCGCGAGCGTCTTCAGCGAGGAGCGGCGGCTCTGCCTTGAGGCGGGGATGAACGACCAGGTGAGCAAGCCCATCGACGTCCCCCAGCTTTTCGCCACGCTCAGGCGCTGGGTCGGAACCATGCCTGTTGCCGCCGAGCCCGATGCGGCGCAGGCGGAGCCGCAGCCAAGCGGCTTTCTCGATGAGGCGCCGGGGCTGGATCTGAAGCGGGCGCTGCGGGCGCTGGAGGGGCCCAAGCAACTGATGCGGCTTTTGACCCGGTTCCGCGAGGAGAACGAGTCGCTCATGGAGCAGCTCGGGGAAGCCGCTGCGGCGGGGAACCTGCAACTGGCCAGGCGATTGATCCACACGGTGAAGGGCTCCGGTGGCAACCTGGGCGCGACCAGGCTTTGCAGCGCCGCTGCCTCGCTGGAGACGGCGATGAGCGGCGACGACGCCCCGCTTTTGCACCAGACGCTGGAGAATTTCAACGAAAAGCTCCAGGAGGCCCTCGACTCCATACGCCTGCTGGAGCAGAGCTATGGGGTCGCCGAGGCGGCGTCGGGCGGTGAGAAGCTCAAGGTCTCGTCGGAGGAGCTCGAGCACGTGGCCGCCCTGGCGCGGACGCTGAAGCGGCTTTTGGAGGACCAGAACATGAACGCGCTCGGCCTGTGGGAGGAGATGAGGCCTCTTGTAAGCGGGGAACTTGCGGACCGGCTCGAAGTGACGCTGCAGGCGCTCGACTTCGGCGACGCCGGCACCATCCTGGGGGACATCATGCACAACCTGGAGCTATCGTGA
- a CDS encoding 4Fe-4S dicluster domain-containing protein, whose product MAEHRQENGYHRLMQRVNKFPQGAPPSELLLKIYSLLCSEEEARLLSLLPLRPFSALKAARVWRMDREAARGRLEQMASRSLLLDIEREGKMVYVLPPPMAGFFEFSLMRLRPELDQKELAGLFFRYINVEEDFIRDLFAGGETPLGRVLVNEEAIPEEKVCQVLDYERASEVIKSATHIAVGLCYCRHKMLQVGKGCRAPLDICMTLNLAAQSLIRHGAARSVDRVEGLDLLQKARDLNLIQCADNVQRQINFLCHCCGCCCEAMIAARRLAIPNAMYTTNFIQATDPARCDGCGRCVAVCPVDAISLTRAPEGSGMPGKARLNSELCLGCGVCARNCHTTAVRLEAREKRILTPVNTAHRLVQMALERGKLQNLIFDNQAYLSHRAMAAILGAILRLPPVKRLTASRQLKSRYLERLMADVEVTRFSRFD is encoded by the coding sequence ATGGCTGAGCACCGGCAGGAAAACGGCTACCACCGGCTGATGCAGCGCGTGAACAAGTTCCCCCAGGGGGCGCCTCCGTCGGAGCTCTTGCTGAAGATCTACTCCCTTTTGTGCAGCGAGGAGGAGGCGAGGCTTTTGAGCCTGCTGCCGCTGCGCCCGTTTTCCGCGCTCAAGGCGGCGCGGGTGTGGCGCATGGACAGGGAGGCGGCCCGCGGCAGGCTGGAGCAGATGGCGTCCCGGTCGCTCCTTCTGGACATCGAGCGGGAGGGCAAGATGGTGTACGTCCTCCCCCCTCCCATGGCCGGGTTCTTCGAGTTCTCGCTGATGAGGCTGCGCCCGGAGCTGGACCAGAAAGAGCTGGCCGGGCTTTTTTTCCGCTACATCAACGTGGAGGAGGATTTCATCCGCGACCTTTTCGCCGGGGGGGAGACGCCGCTTGGGAGGGTGCTGGTGAACGAGGAGGCGATACCGGAGGAGAAGGTATGCCAGGTGCTGGATTACGAGCGCGCCAGCGAGGTGATAAAAAGCGCGACCCACATAGCGGTCGGCCTTTGCTACTGCCGGCATAAGATGCTGCAGGTGGGAAAGGGGTGCCGGGCTCCCCTGGACATCTGCATGACGCTGAACCTCGCCGCCCAGTCCCTGATCCGGCACGGGGCCGCCCGCAGCGTGGACAGGGTGGAAGGGCTGGACCTGCTGCAAAAGGCGCGGGACCTGAACCTCATCCAGTGCGCGGACAACGTGCAGCGGCAGATCAACTTCCTCTGCCACTGCTGCGGCTGCTGCTGCGAGGCGATGATCGCCGCGCGCCGGCTGGCGATCCCCAACGCCATGTACACCACCAACTTCATCCAGGCTACCGACCCCGCCCGTTGCGACGGCTGCGGCAGGTGTGTCGCGGTCTGTCCGGTGGACGCCATCTCGCTCACGCGCGCCCCGGAAGGAAGCGGCATGCCTGGCAAGGCGCGGCTAAACTCCGAGCTCTGCCTGGGATGCGGGGTCTGCGCGCGCAACTGCCACACGACCGCGGTGCGGCTCGAAGCCAGGGAGAAACGGATCCTTACCCCGGTCAACACCGCGCACCGGCTGGTGCAGATGGCCCTTGAGCGGGGAAAGCTGCAGAACCTGATCTTCGACAACCAGGCCTACCTGAGCCACCGCGCCATGGCCGCGATACTCGGCGCGATACTGAGGCTTCCCCCGGTGAAACGGCTCACGGCAAGCCGGCAGCTCAAGTCGCGCTACCTGGAACGCCTGATGGCCGACGTCGAGGTTACCCGCTTTTCCAGGTTCGACTGA
- a CDS encoding LysE family translocator: MFDFITAGLVLGLSAGFSPGPLLMLVISETLHHGTRSGVRVALSPVITDLPIVLATLLLLVKVSGYHGVLGGISLAGGLFVLATGWESLRTRPVQLDLPKEPPKSLRKGVLTNFLSPHPYLFWITVGAPLLTKSLNIGWIAFFAFVGSFYLSLVGAKIVLAVAVGRSKAFLSGRLYLWIMRILGGLLVLFALLLFKEGVELLGLFRG, from the coding sequence ATGTTCGATTTTATCACCGCAGGGCTCGTACTCGGGCTCTCCGCCGGGTTCTCGCCCGGGCCGCTGCTCATGCTGGTCATCTCCGAGACGCTGCACCATGGAACCAGGTCCGGGGTGCGGGTAGCGCTCTCGCCCGTTATCACCGATCTTCCCATCGTGCTCGCCACCCTGCTCTTGCTGGTCAAGGTCTCCGGCTACCACGGGGTGCTCGGCGGGATTTCTCTCGCCGGTGGTCTCTTCGTCCTTGCCACCGGGTGGGAGTCGCTGCGCACCCGCCCGGTCCAGCTCGATCTCCCGAAAGAGCCCCCCAAGTCACTGAGAAAAGGGGTGCTGACCAATTTTCTCAGTCCTCACCCCTACCTGTTCTGGATCACCGTCGGCGCGCCGCTTTTGACCAAGTCGCTCAACATCGGCTGGATCGCTTTCTTCGCCTTCGTGGGGAGCTTCTACCTCTCTCTCGTGGGGGCCAAGATCGTCCTCGCCGTGGCGGTCGGACGGTCGAAGGCTTTTCTCTCCGGCAGGCTCTACCTCTGGATCATGCGTATTCTCGGGGGGCTCCTCGTCCTCTTCGCGCTGCTCCTCTTCAAGGAGGGGGTGGAGCTTTTGGGGCTGTTTCGGGGCTAA
- a CDS encoding MFS transporter has translation MDISKMKTLLRALRSRNYRLFVAGQSVSLVGTWMQQVAMSWLVYRLTGSAVLLGVVGFTSQIPTFLLSPVAGVLADRWNRRRILMLTQALAMVQAAVLAAAVLMGVVQVWHIVALSLVLGVVNAFDIPVRQSFVVEMVAHRDDLGNAIALNSSMVNGARLIGPTVAGLLVASVGEGICFLLNSASYLAVLLALAAMRIEPRAASAKPGRHVLHELKEGFVYSFGFAPIRSILLLVALMSLTGMPYTILVPVFAKDILHGGAHTFGFLMTAAGCGALAGTVYLASRGTVLGLGRLIVTSTVFFAVGVAGFALSETLWLSLLSLVVAGYGAMTLVASCNTILQTILEEDKRGRVMSFFTVAFMGMAPFGSLGAGAMTRMIGPRDTLLLGAICCLAGAVLFARHLPRIRQLVRPIYVRMGIIKEVAEGMETAAEQPPMPKQER, from the coding sequence ATGGACATCTCCAAAATGAAAACCCTGCTGCGGGCCTTGCGCTCAAGGAACTACAGGCTCTTCGTCGCGGGGCAAAGCGTGTCGCTGGTGGGGACCTGGATGCAGCAGGTCGCCATGAGCTGGCTCGTCTACCGCCTGACCGGCTCCGCCGTTCTCCTTGGCGTCGTCGGCTTCACCAGCCAGATCCCGACCTTCCTGCTCTCGCCGGTGGCGGGTGTGCTCGCCGACCGCTGGAACCGCAGGCGGATCCTGATGCTCACCCAGGCTCTCGCCATGGTGCAGGCGGCGGTTCTGGCCGCGGCCGTGCTCATGGGGGTGGTCCAGGTCTGGCACATAGTAGCGCTGAGCCTCGTGCTCGGCGTGGTGAACGCCTTCGACATCCCGGTCAGGCAATCCTTCGTAGTCGAGATGGTGGCGCACCGAGACGACCTCGGTAACGCCATCGCCCTCAACTCCTCGATGGTCAACGGTGCTAGGCTGATCGGCCCGACGGTGGCCGGCCTCCTGGTGGCATCGGTGGGAGAGGGGATCTGCTTCCTTTTGAACAGTGCGAGCTACCTGGCTGTGTTGCTGGCACTCGCGGCCATGCGCATAGAGCCCCGCGCAGCGAGTGCGAAACCCGGGCGGCACGTCCTGCACGAACTGAAGGAAGGTTTCGTCTATTCCTTCGGCTTCGCGCCGATAAGGAGCATCCTGCTGCTCGTGGCCCTGATGAGCCTGACCGGCATGCCTTACACCATCCTGGTCCCGGTCTTCGCCAAAGACATCCTGCACGGCGGCGCCCACACCTTCGGCTTCCTGATGACGGCGGCCGGTTGCGGCGCCCTCGCCGGAACCGTCTATCTTGCCTCCCGCGGCACGGTGCTGGGACTGGGGAGGCTGATCGTGACCTCGACGGTCTTTTTTGCCGTGGGGGTAGCCGGCTTCGCGCTCTCCGAGACCCTGTGGCTGTCGCTTTTGTCCCTGGTGGTGGCAGGGTACGGGGCCATGACGCTCGTCGCCTCCTGCAACACCATCCTGCAGACCATCCTGGAGGAGGATAAAAGGGGGCGGGTGATGAGCTTTTTCACCGTGGCCTTCATGGGGATGGCCCCCTTCGGGAGCCTGGGAGCCGGCGCCATGACCAGGATGATCGGCCCCAGGGACACCCTTCTTTTGGGCGCTATCTGCTGTCTCGCGGGAGCCGTGCTCTTCGCCCGGCACCTGCCGCGCATAAGGCAACTGGTGCGCCCGATCTATGTCCGTATGGGGATCATCAAGGAAGTAGCAGAAGGAATGGAAACCGCAGCGGAACAGCCTCCCATGCCGAAGCAGGAGCGCTGA
- a CDS encoding formylmethanofuran dehydrogenase subunit E family protein — MVTAASFRKGILVMLAMLLPSGADALAPAPTGNGALFETLERFHGHACAGSLIGARLGLAAKTALKAAGGEGKLKAKCFANNCSIDGVQVAAGTTSGNKAIEVVDDKETRLLLSADKNGRQVEARLTRVAEEKGKKFRELRGKGNALPVGSPERQQVDRAADDILGWFRNAPDVAVVQVRVVK, encoded by the coding sequence ATGGTGACAGCAGCGAGCTTCAGAAAGGGGATCCTGGTCATGTTGGCGATGCTGTTACCCTCCGGAGCCGATGCCCTGGCACCGGCACCCACAGGCAACGGCGCCCTCTTCGAGACCCTCGAAAGGTTCCACGGCCACGCCTGCGCCGGTTCCCTCATCGGGGCGAGGCTCGGCCTGGCGGCGAAGACCGCGCTGAAGGCCGCCGGGGGAGAAGGGAAGCTGAAGGCAAAATGCTTCGCCAACAACTGCTCCATCGACGGCGTCCAGGTAGCGGCGGGGACCACTTCCGGCAACAAGGCAATCGAGGTGGTCGACGACAAAGAGACCCGCCTGCTCCTTTCCGCGGACAAGAACGGCCGCCAGGTCGAGGCGCGCCTGACCAGGGTCGCGGAAGAGAAGGGAAAGAAGTTTCGGGAGCTAAGGGGTAAAGGGAATGCGCTACCGGTCGGCTCTCCTGAGCGTCAGCAGGTGGATCGGGCTGCGGACGACATCCTCGGCTGGTTTCGCAACGCACCCGACGTCGCCGTGGTACAGGTAAGGGTGGTCAAGTAG
- a CDS encoding aspartate/glutamate racemase family protein, with translation MKTIGMIGGLGPEATLDYYKRIIEASRGAGTLDTPEIIIYSVSLQEVLDLAARREWNHLVYLLTAKVKALQKAGADFAFISANTPHVVFDEVQAKSTIPLISIVTATLEKAKGLGVKKVGLLGTKFTMEENFFAPPFSAAGISVVVPPAADREYIQEKLMTEIELGIFREETREGLLAVIGRMKEQERIDAVILGCTELPLILLKDEFGIPFLNTTAIHVESVVEYARKEQRW, from the coding sequence ATGAAAACCATCGGCATGATTGGCGGCCTGGGCCCGGAAGCTACGCTTGATTACTACAAGCGCATCATCGAGGCGTCGAGAGGGGCCGGAACCCTCGATACCCCGGAGATCATCATCTACAGCGTGAGCCTGCAGGAGGTTTTGGACCTCGCGGCCCGGCGCGAGTGGAACCACCTCGTCTACCTGTTGACGGCGAAGGTGAAGGCGCTGCAGAAAGCCGGTGCCGATTTCGCCTTCATCTCGGCCAACACGCCGCACGTCGTCTTCGACGAGGTCCAGGCGAAATCCACCATCCCTCTTATCAGCATCGTCACCGCTACGCTGGAAAAGGCGAAGGGGCTGGGAGTGAAGAAAGTGGGGCTCCTGGGGACGAAGTTCACCATGGAGGAGAACTTTTTCGCGCCGCCGTTTTCTGCCGCCGGCATCTCCGTGGTGGTACCGCCTGCTGCCGACCGGGAGTACATCCAGGAAAAGCTGATGACCGAAATCGAGCTGGGCATCTTCAGGGAAGAGACGAGGGAAGGGCTTCTGGCCGTGATCGGCCGGATGAAGGAGCAGGAGAGAATCGACGCCGTCATCCTCGGCTGCACTGAGCTGCCGCTGATACTTTTAAAGGACGAATTCGGGATACCATTCCTGAACACGACGGCGATTCACGTGGAAAGCGTGGTGGAGTACGCCAGGAAGGAGCAGAGATGGTGA